CATGGGTTCGCGTGCGGTGGTTATCGTCTGTCGAGATCCGGAAACGGCCCGTCAGCGGTTCGGCGTGCAGGAAGCGGAATGCGGCATCGTTTACACACGGACGGGCCGGCGTTTCTTCAATCAGCCTGAACTGGAAGCCGCCTTCCTGGAACGGGTCCGTCAGGCATTGAGTGCCGCCGACTTCTGGAATGAGTTCCAGACGGACTGGGCCTGCTTCGACTGCGAACTGATGCCCTGGTCGGCCAAAGCCCAGTCGCTGCTGCAGTCGCAGTATGCTGCTGTGGGAGCCGCTGGAAAAGCAGCCTTACCCCCGGTCGTTGCTGCGCTGGAACAGGCAACTGCCCGACTGACTGATGACGAGGCCTCGCATGCTGCAGAAATCGCAAGCCACTTCCGTCACCGGGAGACTGCGATCGAGGAATTCGTGCGCGCCTATCGCCACTATTGCTGGCCCGTAGAAACTCTGGATGATCTGAAGCTGGCTCCGTTTCACCTGCTGGCCACCGAGGGCAGAGTTCACATCGACCAGAATCATGACTGGCACATGCAGACCATTGCACGCCTCTGTGCGCAGGATGAGAAACTACTGCTGGCAACGCCGTCGTTGAAAGTTGACCTGACCGACAATGACAGCGTGCAGGCAGGTGTCGACTGGTGGTCGGGGTTGACAGGCACAGGCGGAGAAGGGATGGTGGTCAAACCCCTGGAATGGGTCCAGAGGGGTCCCAAAGGACTGGTACAGCCCGCGATCAAGTGCCGGGGGAAAGAGTATCTGCGGATTATCTATGGACCGGATTACGATGCGGAAGAAAATCTGACCCGCCTGCGACAACGGGGTCTGCACCGCAAACGATCACTGGCTCAACGAGAATTCGCCCTGGGCATTGAAGCCCTGGAACGTTTTGTGAACCGGGAACCACTCAGGCGGGTCCATGAATGTGTGTTCGGGGTACTGGCGCTGGAAAGTGAGCCGGTCGATCCCCGACTGTAAAACTTCGCCCCAAGCGAAAACAGGAAGTGAAACCATGAACAAGCGCGTCCACTATCAGCCGAACCTGATCTATTCTGACGGCACACAGGTGGTCACAGTCCGGGATATCATCGGGCCGAACGGTCGTACGCAGCATCCGCGGGGATCGGTTGGTGTGGTAGTGCGTGCGCCGCGTGATCTGGATCACTCATATCGCGTCAAGTTTCCCGATGGTGTCGAAGTCGCCCTTAAAGCAGACGAGCTGACTCTGCTCGCCCGGTTCAAAGAGGGAGAGATCGGCAACAGCGAAATCAACGCAAACCGCAGCGACCTGTTCTCCCGCGTGATCTTCAAGTGCATCATTGGCTCCCGGGCCTTCGGTCTCGAGGATGAGCAGTCCGACACCGATTATCGCGGCGTCTACCTGCCGCCCGCGGAACTGCAGTGGTCGCTGTACGGTGTGCCCGAACAACTGGACTGCCACGAAACACAGGAAACCTACTGGGAGCTGCAGAAGTTTCTGGTCCTGGCTTTGAAAGCGAACCCGAACGTCCTGGAGTGCCTCTATACTCCCCTGGTCGAACAGGTCACGCCCCTCGGCCAGGAACTGCTGGATCTGCGGGAAATCTTTCTGACACGCATCGTCTACCAGACCTACAACGGTTATGTGATGTCGCAATTCAAAAAGATGCAGACCGATATCAAGAACCAGGGGAAGGTCAAATGGAAACATGTGATGCACCTGATCCGGCTGCTGATCTCGGGAGTCACCCTCCTGCGCGAAGGCTATGTTGTCGTCGACGTGGGACCACACCGGGAGCAACTGCTGGCCATCAAGCGGGGTGAAGTCTCCTGGGAAGAGACCGAGAAATGGCGGAAGAGCCTGCACAAGGAATTTGAACAGGCGCTGGAGCAGACCAGACTACCGGCCCGCCCCGATTATGAAACTGCGAATAACTATCTCATCAAAGCGCGTCGACTGGCGACGCAGGAGGCACTGCCATGAACTTCGATCCCCGACTGGAACAACAGCTCAAGGAACATCCTTATCCTCTGCTGTTCGCCACTATCAGTGGATCGCATATCTATGGCTTTCCTTCTCCCGATTCGGATTACGATCTCCGCGGCGTGCATCTGCTGCCGCTGGAGACCGTCATCGGTCTGAAAGAAGGACAGGTCACGGTGGAACGTTCGCGCGTTGATGACGGTCTGGAAATCGATCTGGTCACACATGATGTCGGTAAGTTCTTTCAACTCATGCTCAAAAAGAATGGTTACGTGCTGGAACAGCTGCTCTCGCCGCTGGTTCTGCAAGCCACTCCCGAGTATGAAGAGCTGAAAGCACTGGCGCCCGGCTGTGTGACGAAGTATCACGCGTACCATTACCTGGGTTTCGCAGCCACACAGTGGAAACTGTTCCAGAAGGAAGATCCACCCCGGGTCAAACCCCTGCTCTACGTGTATCGGGTTCTGCTCACCGGTCTGCATCTGATGCGCACCGGCGAACTGGAACCAAACCTGATCCTGTTGAACGAAGCAGCGCGGTTGTCCTACATCCCCGAACTGATCGAACGCAAGCTGGAAGGTTCGGAACGTTCCACGCTGGATGCCGCCGACATGGAGTTCCACGGACGCGAATACCAGCGGCTCGTGGGTGAACTGGAACAGGCGATGGAAACCACCAGCCTGCCCGAAAAACCGAGTTCGGGTGATGCGTTGAATGATCTGCTGGTCCGGATCCGTCTGGCTCAGCGGAAAGGATGCTGATTGAAATTTTGGAACCAGAAATTGATAGACGCTCGTTTTCTTTTGAAAACGAGCGTCATTCTATTTCAGGATGTATGAAATCTGCCGCTTCGACTCGTATGCAGAGACACGCACACTCACATTTGTATAAAACAAAACGTTAACAACTTTTTTGTTAAGTTCCTGTAAATTATGTGATTTTCACAGACTCATTTCTGTTGAAGTCAACTTCTCTGAGTAAAATCGAATAAAAGCAAGACTGATTTCAGGCACCCACGTACACCAGGTGCAACGCGACAGGAACATTTATATGCGATCTGCAACTCTATTGTTGATCACGCTTTTTATCTATTGTGCCACCGGACTTTCTACAGAGCTAACTGCACAGGAACCAGAACGGGTAAAAGGCGAATACTACGGACTGAAATTTGACGGCCGAGACAGCTATGTCACTCTGCCCCATCTGAATTTCACCGCATGGAATACCTTTACCATCGAAGCCTGGGTCAAAGACTGGACCGGCCGCATCTGCTGCGAAGGTAAACAGGGAGATCCCGAAAACAGCATCTGGATTTCCATCCGGGCCAGCCGCCATTCTGCAGGCTGGGAAAGTAACAACGGGACCAATTATTCCACGCGCGTCGACCCGAACTCGGTCGAAGGCTGGGATCATGTCGCCATGATTTATACCGGCACCGAGCAGGTCATTTACGTCAACGGCAAAGAAGTGCATCGACAGAACGCCCCCAAGCCAGGCCCGTTCGTTGCAGATCGAAAATTCTTTCTCGGTGCCCAGGAAAAATGGGACGAGGAACAAACCAAGCCGGCAGCCCTGTTCGGCAAGGGAATCATGCGGATGTTTCGCGTCTCGAATGTCGTCCGCTATGACAAGGAATTTACTCCTGCTCAATCATTTACACCGGACGCGAATACTGAGCTGCTGCTCGATTTCTCAAAGCCTGACCAGACCAAGCTTGCGGATGTCTCCCAACACAAACGGAACGGTACCATCCACGATGCCAAGTGGGTTCTGCTGACTGAAGAATAAGCTCAGTCTGCCTGCGACTTGTTGCAGTCCGTCAGATTCACCATCTCCGGACCACAGCAACCCGACTGGGCGTAGAGTTCATCTTTCGCATCTGCTTTCAACACCACAAACACTTCCCACTTATGACCATCGGGATCCACGGCCCAGACTTTGTCCTGCACGGCATAACAACAGGTCGTCGCCTCTTCCGTGATGGTTTTAATCCCGGCGGCCTGAAACCGTTCGATGGCAGCATGCACTTCCGCTACGGATTTCACCTGGATCCCAAAGTGAGCTGAGCCCCCCTCAACGGTGACGTCTCCATCCACTTCATTCAGGGTCAGATTTACCGAAGGATCCACCGGTTCAAATTTCGCATAACGGGGACGTTCCTTGCTGGGTGCCACCCCCAGCAACAGTTCGTAAAACTTTTTTGACTGCGCCAGATTGGAAACTGTCAAGGCGACATGCACACGGAAATTTCCCGGAAAGTCGACAGCTGATTCCTGAGTCATCATGATCTCCCTCGTATAGAAACTGAACCTAAGCAGATTCGTCAGCCAGAAAGGCCTGGATTTTGATTTTGATTTCATCCCGCACACGACGGAATGTTTTCATTTTTTCTTCATCGGTTCCCGTCGCATCAGCGGGATCATCAAAGGGCCAGTGCAGGGTCTGGGTTGCTCCCGAGAAAACCGGGCAGGATTCTTTTGCGTTATCGCAGACCGTCACCACCAGATCGAACTGTTGTTCGGTAAACTGATCGAGATGCTTACTGGTATTCTCTGACAGATCGATATCCAGTTCCCGCATCGCTTCAATCGCCAGGGGATGCACATACCCCGAAGGCTTCGAACCAGCCGACTCCGCCTCCCACTCCCCTTGCCCTAAAAACTCCCAGAGCTCTTCGGCCATCTGGGAACGACAGGAGTTACCGGTACATAACACTAATACGCGTTTCATCATAGTTCCTTATCAAGATCCAACTTTATATTTAGTTTGAATATCCGTTGTTAATTATTCAGTGGTTTGACTGCTGTCAGCTTCAGAAATCACCTCACACGTCTGATGTGGAAACCAGTCCTGCGTTTTAAGACAGAACCTGACCAGCGTGAGCATGAGCGGCACTTCAATTAACACGCCAACCACGGTCGCCAGCGCTGCCCTTGAAGAAAGTCCGTAAAGCATCGTGGCCGTCGCAATCGCCACTTCGAAGTGATTGGAAGCGCCGATCATCGCAGTCGGTGCCGCGTTTTCATAGGTAAGCCCCAGCACTTTTGACAAAAAGTATCCCAAGGCAAAAATCACAATCGTCTGGATCAACAGCGGGATCGCAATCCAGAGAATTGTCAGGGGATTACTGAGAATTGTCTCCCCCTTGAAAGAGAACAGCAGGATCAGGGTAACCAGTAGAGCGGTAATCGTGACTGGTGTCAGCGTATGCAGAAACTTTTCCTTGAACCAGACTTCCCCTTTCGTGGCCATTAGCCATTTTCGAGAGAAGAACCCGGCAACCAGAGGGAATGCGACATAAACTCCAATGGAAAGCAACAATGCCTGCCAGGGAACAGGCAGTTTTCCCACCCCCAGCAGAAAGCCGCCCAGAACACCGAATAGCAACAGCATCGTCAGCGAATTGATCGCCACCATGACCAGCGTATGTCCATCGTTGCCTTTCGCCAGAAAACCCCAGACCAGTACCATGGCGGTACAGGGGGCGATCCCCAACAGAATGCAGCCTGCCAGATAGCTCCGCCAGAGAGGCACTTCCAGCATTTTTACCCCATCGACCAGCACGACTTTACCGGCTCCGTAGACGGCTCCCACATCAAGATCGAGTCCGAAAGGCATTTTAACATAATCCACCGCGTCGGGACCAATGAACTGGTAAAACAGGGTTCCCAGGAAAAAACTGGCGATCGCATACATCGTAAACGGTTTAATCGCCCAGTTGATAAACAGGGTCAGACCGACCGGACGCACCGCTTTGCCGGCTTTCAGAACTTCGGCAAAATCGATTTTGACCATGATCGGATACATCATGAAGAACAGGCAAACCGCAATGGGAATCGAAACCACAGGAGCTTCGTTGACATAAATCGCCATGCTGTCCAGTTTGAGGGCAATCCCGGGAGCCAGTTTTCCCAGTACAATCCCGGCCACAATACAGAGCGCGACCCAGACGGAAAGATAGCGTTCAAAAAAGCTGATCCCCTGACCCGAAGTAACCCCCTCGCCGTTGGCATCTGCAGACATTTCGTCTCTCTTCCTCACACTACCTCATGGCGATTACGCCATATAACCATATGCAATTTAAAAAATTTACTCGAGTGACTGTTTCCGGGCTTCCAGGTCGGACAGTAACACCGTTTCCATGCAGGAAAAGAATCCATCCAGACAGCCGCAGGTCACTCGATAATAATTGAGCGCCCCTTCTTTGCGGGCTGCCACCAGTCCCACTTCTTTCAAAATTGCCAGATGCTTGGAAACCGTGGACTGATCTGCCCCCACCTGTTCGGTCAGATCTCCTACGCACAACTCCTGATTCTGGAGCAGATCCAGCATCAGCAGCCGACTGGGATGCGCCATCGCTTTGGCGATTTTGGCCCGGGCTTCATATTGTTGGCGTGTTTTTTCTTTCATGGCAATATGACCATATTACCCTTCACTGTCTCATTCGTCAACACTCAAAATGCGATCGGTTCAATCAGAAAACTGAGCCAGGAGAAATCTCTGAAGTACGGGCACATGACTGCGTTCCGGTTCTTTCACAGAAGTCACCAGCGTCAACCGGGGTTGTGAGAGTTCGGCGATCCGCTCCTGTAGTTCAGGCAGACGCTCCTCCAGCTCGGCCCGATAGCGTACCGTAAACTCATGATATTGATCGGAATGACTGTGAAACCATTTCCGTAATTCGTTGGAGGGAGCCAGTTCTTTGGCCCAGACATCAATGGCGGCATTCTCTTTGGCCACACCACGGGGCCAGAGACGGTCAACAAGCACCCGCAAGCCATCCGCGGTTTGGGCTTTATCGTAAACCCGCTTGATCTGGATCCTGCCGGTCATGGGATCGCTCTTAGAAAGAGTCTGGGATCAGGCGTCAGGAACTTCGAGGCGACAGCAGCCAAAGTCGAGATGCTGTTTGCCCGCTTTGCTGACGGCGGCTACTTCAGGGTGCAGATTGTAGACGACGAACCGTCCCTCTTTGCGTTTCGTGACCAGTCGGGCGTGATACAGAATCCCCAGGTGATGCGAAATATTGACCACTTCTTCTTCGAGTGCTTCGGCAATCTGACTGACAGTCCGTTCGCCATCACGAAGCAGGTCAATGATGCGGAGCCGAATCGGCTCTCCCAATGCTTTCAGTTTTTCAGCACACAAGTCGGATTGGAGCCGATCTTTAGACATGTTGTTACCATCGCTGCAAGACAGGAAATCCTCCCCTGTTCCTTCATCAGGCGGACAGCCGCTGCAATCAGCCTGCGCGGGGATTCTGGACCTGATTGTAGCATAAACACCGCGCAGGGACAGCTCCAGTAAATGGGAAACCTGTTTTCTGCCACTTTTCCCCAGTTGCTGTACAGCCTGTGTAATTTATCAGTGTAGTCTGTTTTATTCCTATCACCGTGGACTAAGTTAAAGAATCGCTTCTTCGGATCTCAGCTGGAACAGGAAATCGGACTGGTTGCAGCCTCGATTTCGATCAACGACTCTGCCAGCGAAGATGACCGCAACTGCTGATAGACATTAGCCGGCAGCATAGTCTGACGCCCTCGCTTCAGCGTCAGACCCTGATCGAGTGACAGCTCAGCGAAGGGCCCCAGATAAACCACATTAACAAGCGATTCACTGACTGGGTCCGGCTTGCGCGCCTGCAACCTGGTCTCACGCAGCTCGGCCTCCCCTACTGTAAAACAGGCCTGACTGCGATATGTCGTCAGGCTGATCCTCTCAAAGCCCGCCGCTTCGAGATCTGCGAGCAGAGACTCCAGAACGGGAACCTGCTTCACCACACTCGCGGGCCCCGCGAGGTTAAGAGCTTCAGTCACCATTCGGTCCCCCGTCAGACAATGCAGGTTGAGTGTCCCTCCCGGTTTCAGATAGTCTGCAACCTGTTTCAGAAAAGGTCGTATTTCATCAGCGGTCTCCTCTGCATTGAAGCTTCCCTGTAAGGCGACATCATCCAGAGACTCAGGAGCTAAATCGGCAGGGATCTCCAGGGGCTGGCCCAGACGATGCGCCCACTTCTGTTGTGCGTTCTGCTCCCGTCCTGTCGAACAGACAATTGCCTTGGAAGTTGATCCAGCAGCATCAGTTATCGTTTCCCCGCGCACCGCTTCCGGCACCTGTCCTGCGCCCCGGTGTTCCAGATCTCCTACCAGCAGATACATCTCCCACAGATTCTGATCCGGATCATGCAACCAGAATTTCGACTGTTTTGCATAACAGCACTCAACCCCCTCTTCACGTTGACTGGAGATCCCTGCCAGTTCGAGTCGGCGCTGCAGTGCCACCAGTTCTTCGGTGCTGTTCAACCGAAACCCCAGGTGATTCAATGCCCCGCGTTCTCCGGGATCGACCGGCTCCAGCGACAGTGTCAGTGGTGGATTATCCAGCTCAAATTTGGCGTAGTCTTCCCGCTGTTTTGTCGCGGAAATACCGAACACTTTCGCAAAGAACTCAACTGAGCGTGGAATGTCAGCGACATTCAGGGAGATATGAAAGTGAACCGGTTGTTCTGTATCAGAGATTGTCATTTTATGAAACTCCTGTCGAAGAGGATTTAATTTGAGGAAGCGGAGTCAACCAGCCGATTACCGCGGCGCAGAACAGGCAAGCCGCCAGCAGATACAATAAGGGGTGATAGGAACCTGTCAGCGTCTTACACTGTGCAAACACCAGGGGGCCCAGTGCCGAAGCCAGCACGGTCATCATCTGTGCCAGCCCCTGAATTCGTCCCAGGTGGTTGCGTCCATAGAGAGCCGGCCAGACCGAAAAGAACATCACTGTCAGTATGCCGCCAGCGGAAGCACTCACGATAACATAGCCTGCCACATCGCCGCTGGTCTTCAGTTGAGTCAACCAGATCATCGAACCGGACAACATGAACAACGAGAGCGCGAGCAATCGATTGAATGACCATTTCAATCCAAGAGCGCCGGCGAGCAGGTTACTGAGCATCCCGACGCCGGTTCCCAATGCGAGTGAGTTATAATAGACCTCTTTGCTGAATCCCTGATCGGCCAGGATTGACTCATTAAATAATGAAATCCCCGAAACGATCATGCCATACAGAGAGATTCCGGAGGCGAACACCCAGAACGCCGGCGTTCGCATGGCCTGTCGCAGTGTATAACTCTGCTGTTCCGTTTGGTTCTCGGGTGATCTGCTTTCTGTTGCATTCGCGGGAGGCTCCTGACGGTCGCGGGTGATGAGTGCCAGCACAACAGTCGCTCCCAGAATGACCCAGCCTGTCCCAGACCAGAATACGCGCCAGTTAAGGTCGGCACACTCCCGCCCCAAAAGTGCCGCCGCGATGAATCCCACCGACATCAACACCGAATAGATCGCCATCGGCAGACTGACCTGTTTATCAAACCATTTGCCGACGATCGTGATACTCACGACCGACAAGGCACTTTGCCCGAAGCCGCGGGTCAACATGATCGCCAGAAACAGCA
This genomic interval from Gimesia chilikensis contains the following:
- a CDS encoding nucleotidyltransferase domain-containing protein gives rise to the protein MNKRVHYQPNLIYSDGTQVVTVRDIIGPNGRTQHPRGSVGVVVRAPRDLDHSYRVKFPDGVEVALKADELTLLARFKEGEIGNSEINANRSDLFSRVIFKCIIGSRAFGLEDEQSDTDYRGVYLPPAELQWSLYGVPEQLDCHETQETYWELQKFLVLALKANPNVLECLYTPLVEQVTPLGQELLDLREIFLTRIVYQTYNGYVMSQFKKMQTDIKNQGKVKWKHVMHLIRLLISGVTLLREGYVVVDVGPHREQLLAIKRGEVSWEETEKWRKSLHKEFEQALEQTRLPARPDYETANNYLIKARRLATQEALP
- a CDS encoding nucleotidyltransferase domain-containing protein, coding for MNFDPRLEQQLKEHPYPLLFATISGSHIYGFPSPDSDYDLRGVHLLPLETVIGLKEGQVTVERSRVDDGLEIDLVTHDVGKFFQLMLKKNGYVLEQLLSPLVLQATPEYEELKALAPGCVTKYHAYHYLGFAATQWKLFQKEDPPRVKPLLYVYRVLLTGLHLMRTGELEPNLILLNEAARLSYIPELIERKLEGSERSTLDAADMEFHGREYQRLVGELEQAMETTSLPEKPSSGDALNDLLVRIRLAQRKGC
- a CDS encoding LamG domain-containing protein, which gives rise to MRSATLLLITLFIYCATGLSTELTAQEPERVKGEYYGLKFDGRDSYVTLPHLNFTAWNTFTIEAWVKDWTGRICCEGKQGDPENSIWISIRASRHSAGWESNNGTNYSTRVDPNSVEGWDHVAMIYTGTEQVIYVNGKEVHRQNAPKPGPFVADRKFFLGAQEKWDEEQTKPAALFGKGIMRMFRVSNVVRYDKEFTPAQSFTPDANTELLLDFSKPDQTKLADVSQHKRNGTIHDAKWVLLTEE
- a CDS encoding ArsI/CadI family heavy metal resistance metalloenzyme; the protein is MTQESAVDFPGNFRVHVALTVSNLAQSKKFYELLLGVAPSKERPRYAKFEPVDPSVNLTLNEVDGDVTVEGGSAHFGIQVKSVAEVHAAIERFQAAGIKTITEEATTCCYAVQDKVWAVDPDGHKWEVFVVLKADAKDELYAQSGCCGPEMVNLTDCNKSQAD
- a CDS encoding arsenate reductase ArsC codes for the protein MKRVLVLCTGNSCRSQMAEELWEFLGQGEWEAESAGSKPSGYVHPLAIEAMRELDIDLSENTSKHLDQFTEQQFDLVVTVCDNAKESCPVFSGATQTLHWPFDDPADATGTDEEKMKTFRRVRDEIKIKIQAFLADESA
- the arsB gene encoding ACR3 family arsenite efflux transporter, which translates into the protein MSADANGEGVTSGQGISFFERYLSVWVALCIVAGIVLGKLAPGIALKLDSMAIYVNEAPVVSIPIAVCLFFMMYPIMVKIDFAEVLKAGKAVRPVGLTLFINWAIKPFTMYAIASFFLGTLFYQFIGPDAVDYVKMPFGLDLDVGAVYGAGKVVLVDGVKMLEVPLWRSYLAGCILLGIAPCTAMVLVWGFLAKGNDGHTLVMVAINSLTMLLLFGVLGGFLLGVGKLPVPWQALLLSIGVYVAFPLVAGFFSRKWLMATKGEVWFKEKFLHTLTPVTITALLVTLILLFSFKGETILSNPLTILWIAIPLLIQTIVIFALGYFLSKVLGLTYENAAPTAMIGASNHFEVAIATATMLYGLSSRAALATVVGVLIEVPLMLTLVRFCLKTQDWFPHQTCEVISEADSSQTTE
- a CDS encoding ArsR/SmtB family transcription factor; amino-acid sequence: MKEKTRQQYEARAKIAKAMAHPSRLLMLDLLQNQELCVGDLTEQVGADQSTVSKHLAILKEVGLVAARKEGALNYYRVTCGCLDGFFSCMETVLLSDLEARKQSLE
- a CDS encoding DUF488 domain-containing protein; its protein translation is MTGRIQIKRVYDKAQTADGLRVLVDRLWPRGVAKENAAIDVWAKELAPSNELRKWFHSHSDQYHEFTVRYRAELEERLPELQERIAELSQPRLTLVTSVKEPERSHVPVLQRFLLAQFSD
- a CDS encoding ArsR/SmtB family transcription factor — translated: MSKDRLQSDLCAEKLKALGEPIRLRIIDLLRDGERTVSQIAEALEEEVVNISHHLGILYHARLVTKRKEGRFVVYNLHPEVAAVSKAGKQHLDFGCCRLEVPDA
- a CDS encoding ArsI/CadI family heavy metal resistance metalloenzyme; this translates as MTISDTEQPVHFHISLNVADIPRSVEFFAKVFGISATKQREDYAKFELDNPPLTLSLEPVDPGERGALNHLGFRLNSTEELVALQRRLELAGISSQREEGVECCYAKQSKFWLHDPDQNLWEMYLLVGDLEHRGAGQVPEAVRGETITDAAGSTSKAIVCSTGREQNAQQKWAHRLGQPLEIPADLAPESLDDVALQGSFNAEETADEIRPFLKQVADYLKPGGTLNLHCLTGDRMVTEALNLAGPASVVKQVPVLESLLADLEAAGFERISLTTYRSQACFTVGEAELRETRLQARKPDPVSESLVNVVYLGPFAELSLDQGLTLKRGRQTMLPANVYQQLRSSSLAESLIEIEAATSPISCSS
- a CDS encoding MFS transporter, whose amino-acid sequence is MSTETRIPPQPESLPASVSGFSGYRWLMVVVAAVAMVATLPGRTHGLGMITERLLNDPDFQLTRASYGMINLWATLLGALFCLGVGQCIDRYGIRLTLTVVMGLLGTVVVGMSTVTSVWLLFLAIMLTRGFGQSALSVVSITIVGKWFDKQVSLPMAIYSVLMSVGFIAAALLGRECADLNWRVFWSGTGWVILGATVVLALITRDRQEPPANATESRSPENQTEQQSYTLRQAMRTPAFWVFASGISLYGMIVSGISLFNESILADQGFSKEVYYNSLALGTGVGMLSNLLAGALGLKWSFNRLLALSLFMLSGSMIWLTQLKTSGDVAGYVIVSASAGGILTVMFFSVWPALYGRNHLGRIQGLAQMMTVLASALGPLVFAQCKTLTGSYHPLLYLLAACLFCAAVIGWLTPLPQIKSSSTGVS